The proteins below are encoded in one region of Methanofollis aquaemaris:
- a CDS encoding Z1 domain-containing protein, which yields MNDVKRGTKLVRDLIEDKIKEGLLKREDIAEAIEDLMPVLKKMFDWDEGKIRDTLQREVESQTNTWLVENAAVLENDENHAPWLDDKRGKLNWEFWNSYIEYLQDKGWSGTLIENLDNTTDNILRRLEDPVREGNWDRRGMVVGEIQSGKTSNYIGLACKAFDAEYKLVIILAGIHNSLRSQTQIRVNEGIIGSNTISGIDDPDSQKRTGVGLLPGYDYKKRPGTLTSIEDNGDFSKKVMKSAGIKPGQMPLILVVKKNVTSLKNIKNWALSEAQRVETGEKILRDVPLLLIDDEADNASIDTNKIPDAEPDEESDEEYEPTRINGLIRGILHSFEKSSYVGYTATPFANIFIYPVKYLTKYGRDLFPRNFIISLPTPSNYIGPEKVFGFDDDPETGIEGQDGLPLVIPVHDSADYIPSIHKSDHYISEIPESLKKAVKYFILSCTARTVRGHPNEHNSMLVHVTRYINVQTRIGVLVESELRAVQQKLKYGTGRNSENILEEFHEIWETDFVPVTRTVIEKTGDAAISEVSWDEIKEHIVPVALKIRIIIANSSSKDVLEYRNHEKVGLSAIIIGGDRLSRGLTLEGLTISYYLRSTHMYDTLMQMGRWFGYRPGYLDLCRIFTTSELIECYRHIALAGKELREEFIHMADTGATPEDYGLRVRTHPGNMIVTSVNKMRYGEKMRLSYAGTVSESVVYFRDRNQNEKNIKSTGDFITELNSGRDFSNMKKYYLWRNIPAEDVISYMDSIKTHPHSYKANSSLISKYIKKASAKGELTSWTIVLMNSGNGDKIKIGDYEVKSVIRSRLNTEDTSSDKYTIRRLISTRDEWLDMDEPVRKNIMAMTVEAWKNGKIKSKEAPEIPSGRIIREKRDKSSGLLLIYPVDLREGNKILVHTTGFAVSFPYSKTAPDIEYIVNKIYWDNEVLDGGY from the coding sequence ATGAATGATGTAAAGAGAGGCACAAAACTGGTTCGAGATCTGATCGAGGATAAAATAAAGGAAGGTTTGCTTAAAAGAGAAGATATTGCAGAAGCAATTGAGGACTTAATGCCTGTCCTGAAAAAAATGTTTGACTGGGACGAGGGAAAAATAAGGGATACACTCCAACGTGAAGTAGAAAGCCAGACAAATACCTGGCTTGTGGAAAACGCTGCGGTTCTTGAAAATGATGAAAACCACGCTCCATGGCTTGATGATAAACGTGGTAAACTGAACTGGGAGTTCTGGAACAGTTATATTGAGTACCTTCAGGATAAGGGGTGGAGCGGCACCCTGATAGAAAATCTTGACAATACAACAGATAATATCCTCAGGAGACTTGAAGATCCAGTTCGAGAAGGGAACTGGGATCGCCGTGGAATGGTTGTCGGTGAGATACAATCCGGAAAAACCTCAAATTATATCGGGCTTGCATGTAAGGCATTTGATGCAGAATATAAACTGGTAATAATTCTCGCAGGCATACACAACAGTCTTAGAAGTCAGACACAGATACGTGTCAATGAGGGTATTATAGGGAGCAATACCATTTCAGGGATAGATGATCCTGACTCACAAAAAAGAACAGGAGTTGGACTACTTCCGGGCTATGATTATAAGAAGAGACCCGGAACCCTGACTTCTATCGAAGACAATGGCGATTTTTCAAAAAAGGTCATGAAAAGCGCCGGCATAAAACCTGGCCAGATGCCATTGATTCTGGTTGTCAAAAAAAATGTGACATCACTTAAAAATATAAAAAACTGGGCCCTTTCCGAGGCGCAACGTGTTGAAACAGGGGAAAAAATTCTCCGGGATGTACCTCTTCTTCTGATAGATGATGAGGCTGACAACGCCTCAATAGATACAAATAAGATCCCCGATGCTGAACCAGATGAAGAGTCAGATGAGGAGTATGAACCGACAAGGATAAATGGACTAATAAGAGGAATTCTTCACAGTTTTGAAAAATCTTCATATGTTGGATATACCGCAACACCCTTTGCAAATATATTCATATATCCCGTTAAATACCTCACAAAGTACGGAAGAGATCTGTTCCCGAGGAATTTTATCATCAGTCTTCCCACCCCTTCAAATTATATAGGTCCTGAAAAAGTATTCGGTTTCGATGACGACCCGGAGACCGGCATTGAAGGGCAGGACGGGCTCCCACTTGTAATCCCAGTACATGACAGCGCGGATTACATACCTTCAATTCATAAAAGTGATCATTATATCAGTGAAATTCCTGAATCCCTCAAAAAAGCGGTAAAATATTTTATTCTTTCCTGTACTGCAAGAACAGTCCGTGGACATCCGAATGAACATAATTCCATGCTTGTACATGTTACAAGATATATCAATGTGCAAACACGAATAGGAGTATTGGTGGAATCAGAGCTCAGAGCAGTTCAACAGAAACTAAAATACGGAACCGGCCGGAACTCCGAGAATATTCTTGAAGAATTCCATGAGATATGGGAGACAGATTTTGTCCCGGTTACAAGGACTGTTATAGAAAAAACAGGCGATGCTGCAATCTCCGAAGTGTCCTGGGATGAAATAAAAGAGCATATTGTCCCTGTGGCATTAAAAATACGGATAATCATTGCAAACAGTTCTTCAAAAGACGTTCTTGAGTATAGAAACCATGAGAAAGTCGGGCTATCAGCGATCATAATTGGAGGAGACAGACTATCCCGAGGGCTGACACTTGAAGGTCTTACGATCAGTTACTATCTCCGTTCAACCCATATGTACGATACTCTTATGCAGATGGGAAGGTGGTTTGGTTATCGTCCCGGATATCTTGACCTCTGCCGGATTTTTACAACAAGCGAACTGATAGAATGTTACCGCCATATAGCCCTTGCAGGAAAGGAACTGCGTGAAGAATTTATTCATATGGCAGACACAGGCGCAACCCCTGAGGACTACGGCCTGCGGGTACGAACGCACCCGGGAAATATGATAGTTACAAGCGTTAACAAGATGCGTTACGGTGAAAAGATGAGGCTTTCGTATGCCGGAACAGTCAGCGAAAGTGTGGTGTATTTTAGAGACAGGAATCAAAATGAGAAAAACATAAAATCAACAGGGGATTTCATTACAGAACTTAACAGTGGCAGGGATTTCAGTAATATGAAAAAATATTACCTCTGGAGAAATATTCCCGCTGAAGATGTCATATCATATATGGACTCCATTAAGACACATCCGCATTCATATAAGGCAAATTCGTCCCTGATATCAAAATATATTAAAAAGGCATCGGCAAAGGGTGAACTAACCTCATGGACCATTGTACTGATGAACAGCGGAAACGGGGATAAAATAAAAATCGGGGATTACGAGGTAAAATCAGTAATCCGTTCACGTCTCAACACTGAAGACACATCTTCGGATAAGTATACAATACGCCGTCTGATATCAACCCGTGACGAATGGCTCGATATGGATGAACCAGTCCGGAAAAACATCATGGCCATGACAGTGGAAGCCTGGAAAAATGGGAAAATAAAATCAAAAGAAGCACCAGAGATCCCTTCGGGCAGGATTATTCGCGAAAAAAGGGATAAATCAAGCGGACTGCTTCTCATATATCCTGTTGATCTTCGTGAGGGCAATAAAATACTTGTCCACACTACTGGATTTGCGGTAAGTTTTCCATACAGCAAAACCGCTCCAGACATTGAATACATCGTAAACAAGATCTACTGGGATAATGAGGTTCTTGATGGAGGATATTGA
- a CDS encoding UbiA family prenyltransferase: MTLRAYADLLRIHFAFAWPLLFCSGLFLAFTAYQNFSWPLVVTAALIGLFGFEAGMVLNDYVDRERDTKDVEGRLTRYWRLFGTRPLAAGEIPATHALGLFLILGLLALLLIATLPYPHSLWVAAIMGYSFAVEVFYQVKKRDQTFPIAQVVGRTDFALFPVAGYLVAGTPDLTALLYFLFFYPYALAHLGANDLVDVENDHARGMRTVTVLYGTRGTAHWIAGFTALHGGAALLFAGVLGPTARAGLLVGFAMLLVANVVILRGPTPEAAMRVLPLFHLAMVVYAGGMILGAVW, encoded by the coding sequence ATGACCCTCCGCGCCTACGCCGACCTCCTGCGCATCCACTTCGCCTTCGCCTGGCCGCTCCTCTTCTGCTCAGGCCTCTTCCTCGCCTTCACCGCGTACCAAAACTTCTCCTGGCCCCTCGTCGTCACCGCCGCCCTCATCGGCCTCTTCGGCTTCGAGGCCGGGATGGTGCTCAACGACTACGTTGACCGCGAACGCGACACAAAAGACGTCGAAGGGCGACTGACCCGGTACTGGCGGCTCTTCGGGACGCGGCCCCTTGCGGCCGGAGAGATCCCCGCGACGCACGCCCTCGGCCTCTTCCTCATCCTCGGCCTTCTCGCGCTCCTCCTCATCGCCACGCTACCGTACCCCCACTCCCTCTGGGTGGCCGCCATCATGGGCTACAGTTTTGCCGTCGAGGTCTTCTACCAGGTGAAGAAGCGGGACCAGACATTCCCCATCGCCCAGGTCGTCGGGCGAACCGACTTCGCCCTCTTCCCGGTCGCGGGCTACCTTGTCGCCGGGACGCCCGACCTCACCGCCCTCCTCTACTTCCTCTTCTTCTACCCCTACGCCCTCGCCCACCTCGGCGCAAACGACCTTGTCGACGTGGAAAACGATCACGCCAGGGGGATGCGGACGGTCACCGTGCTGTACGGAACGCGGGGGACGGCCCACTGGATCGCCGGGTTCACCGCGCTCCACGGCGGTGCGGCCCTCCTCTTCGCCGGGGTGCTTGGCCCGACGGCGCGGGCCGGACTGCTCGTCGGGTTTGCCATGCTCCTCGTCGCGAACGTCGTCATCCTCAGAGGGCCGACGCCGGAGGCCGCGATGCGGGTGCTCCCCCTCTTTCACCTGGCGATGGTGGTGTATGCGGGCGGGATGATCCTCGGGGCGGTGTGGTGA
- a CDS encoding AIPR family protein produces MIFNLTHLNSFCSDFRQDVIRGSEEDGSTHEDKFTELIMDALEEADETENAVVCYHKKTGIKVNGYGVNDSGDILDLFISEYSGQSPPGSIPKSDIRLAFRRVEKFFEKCLDGYYRSLEEAQPVYDLSDRIYRFSSELRKIRFFLLTDKTSRLEEIKDKEQGDFVYTYQVWDINRYHKLVSSGRSRESIIIKIKEDFDSSLPCLDEGGKNPVYTSYLAVIPGKTLVSLYDEYGPRLLERNVRSYLQVRGKVNKGIRNTVLNDPEMFLAYNNGLSTTAEEVTTEVIGGRTYITEIRDFQIVNGAQTTATIHDTYVKNKDKVDLQYINIPMKLTVLKDSSQLNEIVPRISQYSNTQNKIDMADFSSNHPFHIKMEELSGRIRAPSREGIQLESYWFYERVRGQYLNKRNREVTPAKKKLFDKIYPKSQKIEKTELPVFEHTWQMRPYDVSLGKQKNYKLFMDEMASRSVIEPDEKYFIGAVAKAILYRTTYSIVRRELEGGYRPNIVTYSIAYLNYKTGSKINLEKIWKEQDICPELRDVLSQLVKDIQQFIITAPEGKNVTEFCKKKECWDKLCQGNIELAEGVRAAFSDAEKPNKSGITASIPFSSVSPEEWKKIEVWGLQTSYLNSKQRNIAKKIFSNMKAGRYCSPDLMLEALAVINIAKNMGFNFSSYSTSRKDESEKYNIFSEEPAKSNSESTPVSPVESSGISDKMIEAEVIRVLKKHGGKCRVSDLIGELEKTWDSQLTEYDREIYGSGYSRWRVRVTGMKNHLIENKILKKHSENGIWVLNPRYGPGKITGPEKINDKPELIKDKYGKILNTGISDEKIEEDIVRVLKMHGGATQLSTLLSELEDVWGGVLTPVDLEKSKTGYVRWRTRVSTKKNNLIKKGILDKNRQSGIWKLDKRTYNDSVKVTEGFLSEDSVHAHD; encoded by the coding sequence ATGATATTTAATCTGACTCATCTCAACTCATTCTGCAGCGACTTCAGACAGGATGTCATCAGGGGATCTGAAGAGGACGGGAGCACACATGAGGACAAATTCACCGAACTCATAATGGATGCACTCGAAGAGGCAGATGAGACAGAAAATGCCGTGGTCTGTTACCACAAAAAGACCGGAATAAAGGTAAACGGTTATGGAGTAAATGATTCCGGCGACATTCTGGATCTATTTATCTCAGAATATTCCGGCCAGTCGCCACCGGGCAGCATTCCTAAATCCGACATTAGATTGGCATTCAGACGTGTTGAAAAATTCTTTGAAAAATGTCTGGATGGTTACTACAGATCTCTTGAAGAAGCACAGCCGGTCTATGATCTTTCAGACAGAATATACAGATTCAGCAGTGAATTAAGAAAAATAAGATTTTTTCTTCTGACTGATAAAACATCAAGACTTGAAGAGATTAAAGACAAGGAACAGGGAGATTTTGTATATACATACCAGGTGTGGGATATCAACAGGTATCACAAACTTGTTAGTTCAGGAAGAAGCAGGGAATCCATAATAATAAAAATAAAGGAAGATTTTGACAGCTCTCTGCCCTGCCTGGATGAAGGCGGTAAAAATCCAGTTTATACCTCTTATCTTGCAGTAATACCCGGGAAGACACTTGTTAGCCTGTACGATGAATACGGCCCAAGACTGCTTGAAAGGAATGTACGATCATACCTTCAGGTAAGAGGAAAGGTCAATAAAGGCATCCGGAACACTGTTCTAAACGATCCTGAAATGTTTCTTGCATACAACAACGGTCTTTCAACCACTGCCGAAGAGGTAACAACAGAAGTTATCGGAGGCAGGACATACATTACAGAGATTCGCGATTTTCAGATTGTCAACGGTGCACAGACCACCGCAACAATACATGATACATATGTGAAGAACAAAGATAAGGTTGATCTTCAGTATATTAATATTCCCATGAAACTGACAGTTTTGAAAGACAGTTCTCAATTAAATGAGATTGTTCCCAGAATATCACAGTACTCAAATACACAGAATAAAATAGATATGGCGGATTTTTCGTCAAACCATCCGTTCCACATAAAAATGGAGGAACTTTCTGGAAGGATTCGGGCTCCTTCTCGGGAAGGTATCCAGCTTGAATCATACTGGTTCTATGAGAGAGTCAGGGGCCAGTACCTGAATAAAAGAAATAGGGAAGTTACACCTGCAAAAAAGAAACTTTTTGATAAGATCTATCCCAAGAGTCAGAAAATTGAAAAGACAGAACTTCCAGTTTTTGAGCATACCTGGCAGATGCGACCCTATGATGTCAGTCTCGGCAAACAAAAAAATTATAAACTTTTCATGGACGAGATGGCATCCAGAAGTGTCATTGAACCAGATGAAAAATATTTTATCGGCGCCGTTGCAAAGGCAATACTTTACAGGACAACGTATTCAATTGTCCGGAGGGAACTTGAAGGGGGATATAGGCCCAATATTGTAACTTATTCCATTGCTTATCTGAATTATAAAACCGGTAGTAAAATCAATCTCGAAAAAATCTGGAAGGAACAGGATATCTGTCCTGAACTCCGGGATGTCCTCTCCCAACTTGTAAAGGATATACAGCAGTTTATTATAACCGCTCCAGAGGGCAAAAATGTCACTGAATTCTGTAAAAAAAAGGAATGCTGGGATAAACTTTGTCAGGGAAATATTGAGTTAGCTGAAGGGGTCAGGGCGGCGTTTTCAGATGCTGAAAAACCAAATAAATCAGGGATAACAGCAAGTATTCCATTCAGCAGTGTTTCCCCGGAAGAATGGAAAAAAATTGAAGTTTGGGGCCTTCAAACAAGTTATCTTAACTCTAAACAGCGTAATATTGCAAAAAAGATCTTTTCAAATATGAAGGCAGGCAGATACTGTTCTCCTGATCTTATGCTTGAAGCCCTGGCTGTAATTAACATCGCCAAAAATATGGGTTTTAATTTTTCCTCGTACAGTACGTCCAGAAAAGATGAATCTGAAAAATACAATATTTTTAGTGAAGAACCTGCAAAATCAAATTCAGAATCCACCCCGGTATCCCCGGTTGAATCCTCAGGAATTTCCGATAAAATGATAGAAGCGGAGGTAATTCGGGTTCTGAAAAAGCATGGCGGCAAATGTAGAGTATCAGATTTGATCGGAGAACTGGAAAAAACATGGGATAGTCAGTTGACAGAATATGATCGTGAGATCTATGGGTCAGGTTATTCCAGATGGAGAGTCAGGGTTACGGGAATGAAAAATCATCTGATTGAGAATAAAATTCTGAAGAAGCACTCAGAGAATGGAATCTGGGTTCTGAATCCGCGTTATGGCCCTGGAAAGATAACCGGCCCAGAAAAAATAAACGATAAACCAGAGTTGATAAAAGATAAGTATGGAAAAATACTGAACACAGGCATTTCAGATGAAAAGATCGAAGAGGATATTGTCCGTGTTCTTAAAATGCACGGTGGTGCCACACAACTTTCCACTCTTCTTTCTGAACTTGAGGATGTTTGGGGCGGAGTTTTAACCCCGGTGGATCTTGAGAAAAGTAAGACAGGATATGTCAGATGGCGAACAAGGGTTTCCACAAAAAAGAATAACCTGATTAAAAAAGGAATCCTTGATAAAAATCGTCAGTCCGGGATCTGGAAGCTTGATAAGAGGACATATAATGATTCAGTTAAGGTAACTGAGGGATTTTTGTCTGAGGATTCAGTGCATGCTCATGATTAA
- a CDS encoding ATP-binding protein codes for MSTEDNKKDLQEILGEYADPRPSALIESLRAFGYDLKTSIADLIDNSISAHAKNIYVDFYYNGFDSSVTITDDGIGMTLEGLVNAMRPGSFSPLEVRKPEDLGRFGLGLKTASFSQCRRTTVFSKIEGSTGNARTWDLDTVIAGNKWQLIIPNSSGEIREFSRIRNFNSGTVVLWEKTDRISSGMETECANDLNRFNDMIDEVSEHLSMTFHRFLEGHGKINIFINGNPVEPWDPFLSSHPSTQEITDEPIPLSKEIVNITPYVLPHHSRITDEEHERSSGPKGWNDQQGFYIYRNRRLLVSGSWLNLGFKKEEHYKLARIKVDIPNSLDSQWQIDVKKAVARPPPQIRDDLKRLARLTRKRASDIYRHRGKIIARTQSGNDTFMWEIITKNRKPTYKINRKHPLVSDLLNDDSVNHTKIRQLLKGIEETVPISAIILKNSENPDSISAPFEHSSEDEIYGYIDVFYLALKKRGFTDSAILEKLRFHEEFRDYQDLIDIYFEKRRKNE; via the coding sequence TTGTCTACCGAAGATAACAAAAAAGACCTACAGGAAATACTGGGAGAATATGCAGACCCCAGGCCCTCTGCACTGATAGAGTCACTGAGGGCCTTTGGATATGATCTAAAAACATCCATTGCGGATCTGATTGACAACAGCATATCAGCACATGCAAAAAATATCTATGTTGATTTTTATTATAACGGCTTCGATTCATCCGTTACCATCACAGATGACGGCATCGGAATGACGCTTGAAGGTCTTGTCAATGCCATGAGGCCCGGTTCCTTCAGTCCGCTTGAGGTCAGAAAACCTGAAGATCTTGGGAGATTTGGTCTGGGCTTAAAAACGGCCTCATTTTCCCAGTGTCGGCGGACAACAGTTTTTTCAAAAATAGAAGGATCTACTGGCAATGCCAGAACATGGGATCTTGACACGGTAATTGCAGGAAACAAATGGCAACTTATTATACCTAATTCATCTGGTGAGATCAGAGAATTTTCAAGAATCAGAAATTTTAATTCAGGAACTGTGGTATTATGGGAAAAAACAGACCGAATATCGTCCGGAATGGAAACCGAATGCGCAAATGATCTCAACCGTTTCAACGATATGATCGATGAGGTTTCTGAACATCTTTCAATGACATTTCACAGATTCCTGGAGGGACACGGGAAAATAAACATATTCATAAATGGAAATCCAGTAGAGCCCTGGGATCCATTTCTGTCATCACATCCCTCAACCCAGGAAATTACAGATGAACCCATTCCCCTAAGCAAAGAAATTGTTAATATTACGCCTTATGTCCTCCCCCACCATTCAAGAATCACCGATGAAGAGCATGAAAGATCTTCAGGACCTAAAGGATGGAACGATCAGCAGGGATTCTACATATACCGCAACAGAAGGCTTCTCGTATCAGGAAGCTGGCTTAATCTTGGATTTAAAAAGGAAGAACATTACAAACTCGCGAGAATAAAGGTTGACATTCCTAATTCACTTGATAGCCAGTGGCAGATTGATGTAAAAAAGGCAGTTGCCCGTCCCCCCCCACAGATAAGAGATGATCTCAAAAGGCTGGCAAGACTGACCCGTAAAAGGGCATCGGACATATACCGGCACAGAGGAAAAATCATTGCAAGAACACAGTCTGGAAATGATACATTCATGTGGGAAATAATAACGAAAAACAGAAAACCCACATACAAAATCAACAGAAAACATCCGCTTGTCAGTGATCTCCTGAATGACGATTCAGTGAATCACACAAAAATCAGACAGTTATTAAAAGGCATTGAGGAGACCGTTCCTATCAGTGCAATAATACTGAAAAATTCTGAGAATCCAGACAGTATTTCAGCACCTTTTGAGCATTCCAGCGAAGATGAGATTTATGGATACATTGATGTATTCTATTTGGCTTTGAAAAAAAGAGGTTTTACGGATTCGGCTATCCTGGAAAAACTCAGATTTCACGAAGAATTCAGGGATTATCAGGATCTGATTGACATCTACTTTGAAAAGAGGCGTAAAAATGAATGA
- a CDS encoding PD-(D/E)XK motif protein, with protein sequence MEDIDSVWNILCSDAKSGHLQGTARRLLNPEGCCPVYAGVRSSDLSRIIFFNVGKENLPSRNRFSQTRAMEVYSGKIPGDNSYAVCLILRDKSFSDLFSVLAVDIVSEIQDEPGEKAAVKRFVRRINTWISFFEKFGNSGLTPEKVRGLYGELWFIRQYLLSSKDRYKKIRGWTGPDGTPHDFQFGKTAFEVKTTATKKPWKVKISNEIQLDDSGIENLFLYHLALREIEGGAPTLPDLVDEILDNLKYTPEIRGYLLDMLLKAGYMEAQKDHYIHKGFIIYEENFYRICDGFPRLTGKDLPEGTGDINYSVSLASAGSFITEKEKIDNILGKLSNDI encoded by the coding sequence ATGGAGGATATTGATTCAGTCTGGAACATTCTCTGTTCCGATGCAAAATCCGGGCACTTACAGGGAACTGCACGCCGTCTTCTCAACCCCGAAGGATGTTGTCCCGTGTATGCAGGCGTAAGATCTTCTGACCTTTCAAGGATAATTTTTTTTAATGTAGGTAAGGAAAATCTTCCGTCCAGAAATAGATTTTCTCAGACCCGCGCAATGGAGGTATATTCAGGGAAAATCCCCGGGGATAATTCATATGCAGTGTGCCTCATTCTCAGAGATAAGAGTTTTTCGGATCTCTTCTCAGTACTGGCAGTAGATATTGTCAGTGAGATTCAGGATGAACCGGGTGAAAAAGCAGCAGTAAAGAGATTTGTCCGGAGAATTAATACCTGGATATCATTCTTCGAAAAATTCGGCAATTCGGGGCTTACACCTGAAAAGGTAAGGGGCCTTTATGGTGAATTATGGTTCATAAGACAATACCTTCTTTCCAGCAAGGATCGTTATAAAAAAATAAGAGGCTGGACAGGTCCAGATGGTACACCGCATGATTTTCAGTTTGGAAAAACCGCTTTTGAAGTAAAGACAACTGCAACAAAAAAACCGTGGAAAGTCAAAATCTCCAATGAAATACAACTTGATGATTCAGGAATCGAAAATCTCTTTCTCTATCACCTGGCACTGAGAGAGATCGAAGGGGGCGCTCCGACACTTCCAGACCTTGTCGATGAAATACTGGATAATTTAAAATATACTCCTGAGATCCGTGGATATTTATTGGATATGCTGTTAAAAGCAGGTTATATGGAGGCTCAAAAAGATCATTATATCCATAAAGGATTTATAATATATGAAGAAAATTTTTATAGAATCTGTGATGGATTTCCAAGGCTTACAGGCAAGGATCTCCCTGAGGGAACCGGAGATATTAATTATAGTGTCTCTCTGGCATCTGCAGGCAGTTTTATAACCGAAAAAGAAAAGATAGACAATATATTGGGGAAATTAAGTAATGATATTTAA